In a genomic window of Jaculus jaculus isolate mJacJac1 chromosome 8, mJacJac1.mat.Y.cur, whole genome shotgun sequence:
- the Ly6g5b gene encoding LOW QUALITY PROTEIN: lymphocyte antigen 6 complex locus protein G5b (The sequence of the model RefSeq protein was modified relative to this genomic sequence to represent the inferred CDS: inserted 1 base in 1 codon; substituted 1 base at 1 genomic stop codon), which yields MMKACMLVGVLVIVGFAVGKARVSDVXSCHFCLLEDLAVGCVSSLEKCTISSSSPCMVITIYQDIKAHFSIRGCGQHNYRCQEKCNTCVSEYXCQAQCCQYNYCRARAQLQSSLPESPKRTLPLTTSQVCQCYQVLNFLLSLLSFPAGKEPEGLGLLVTLSLELGLSIADLYHMCLFLNISGLLVLPQAVP from the exons ATGATGAAAGCCTGCATGCTTGTAGGTGTGCTGGTCATTGTAGGCTTTGCAGTGGGAAAGG CTCGTGTTTCTGATG GGTCCTGCCACTTCTGCCTCTTAGAAGACCTTGCAGTGGGATGCGTTTCCAGCTTAGAGAAGTGCACCATCAGCAGTTCCTCCCCATGCATGGTGATCACCATCTACCAAG ACATTAAGGCTCACTTCAGCATCCGAGGCTGTGGACAACACAACTACCGCTGTCAAGAAAAATGCAACACCTGTGTGTCAGAGTATTGATGTCAGGCCCAGTGCTGTCAGTACAACTACTGCAGGgccagggcccagctccagaGCTCCCTGCCTGAGTCCCCCAAGAGGACTCTGCCCCTGACCACCTCCCAGGTGTGCCAGTGTTACCAGGTCTTGAACTTTTTATTGTCCCTGCTGAGCTTCCCAGCTGGGAAGGAACCTGAGGGCCTGGGCCTCCTGGTCACCCTGTCCTTAGAGCTGGGCTTGTCCATTGCTGACCTGTACCACATGTGCTTGTTCCTCAACATTTCTGGACTTCTGGTTCTTCCCCAGGCAGTACCCTGA